A stretch of Usitatibacter palustris DNA encodes these proteins:
- a CDS encoding DsbE family thiol:disulfide interchange protein: protein MRHLKFVIPFLIFAGLVAFFAIGLTRDPREVPSPLIGKAAPAFDIAQLHDAKSSFKPEDMKGRVWMLNVWASWCVSCRVEHPLLVELAKRNLVPVVGLNYKDKREDATRWLERFGNPYALSAWDIDGRVGIDYGVYGAPETFVIDKAGVIRHKQIGPITPEALEKTILPLLRSLQ from the coding sequence ATGCGTCACCTGAAGTTCGTCATCCCGTTCCTGATCTTCGCAGGACTGGTCGCGTTCTTCGCGATCGGCCTCACGCGCGATCCACGCGAAGTACCCTCGCCTCTCATCGGCAAGGCCGCGCCCGCGTTCGACATCGCGCAGCTCCACGACGCGAAGTCCTCCTTCAAGCCCGAGGACATGAAGGGCCGCGTGTGGATGCTCAACGTCTGGGCTTCCTGGTGCGTCTCGTGCCGCGTCGAGCATCCGCTGCTCGTCGAGCTCGCCAAGCGCAACCTCGTTCCGGTCGTGGGGCTCAACTACAAGGACAAGCGCGAGGATGCGACGCGCTGGCTCGAGCGCTTCGGCAACCCCTATGCGCTGTCGGCCTGGGACATCGATGGCCGCGTGGGCATCGACTATGGCGTGTACGGTGCGCCCGAAACCTTCGTGATCGACAAGGCGGGCGTCATCCGCCACAAGCAGATCGGCCCGATCACGCCCGAGGCGCTCGAGAAAACCATCCTGCCGTTGCTGAGGAGCCTGCAATGA
- a CDS encoding heme lyase CcmF/NrfE family subunit, whose amino-acid sequence MIPELGQFALGIALALALAQAILPLIGAATGRSVLMAVARPAAAGQFIFVFGAFLALVSCFVANDFSVVNVATNSNSKLPTAYRVAASWGSHEGSMLLWTLMLASWTFAVVLFSRHLPDRVVARVIGVMGLVSAGFLLFMLATSNPFDRLLPPAGDGRDLNPLLQDPGMVIHPPMLYMGYVGFSIAFSFAIAALLEGRLDAAWARWSRPWTTAAWCFLTIGIALGSWWAYYELGWGGWWFWDPVENASFMPWLAGTALVHSLAVTEKRGTFRSWTVLLAITAFSLSLVGTFLVRSGVLTSVHAFATDPARGVFILGFLSLVIGGSLALFAWRAPRVGLGGGFAPVSRESFLLANNVLLVVALSAVMLGTLYPLFLDALNLGKISVGPPYFDAVFFPLMAPAIFLMAAGPIASWKSTPLPALRAKLQWAFGVAFVLALVVPFVMGRWSPMVAFGLLLAFWVIAATFAQVKHRLAASPQPTALAKFRAQPAAWHGMNLAHLGVAVFIVGVTLVKGYETERDVRMVPGDKVEIGSREFTFRGTREVPGPNYLATRGEFDVRRIGSTAIEQTMHPEKRVYHAAGQTMTEADISTGFFGDLYVSLGEPVGDGAWGVRLYHKPFVDWIWGGCFIMALGGFLAIADRRYRPRVAATAPEGAAQAAAD is encoded by the coding sequence ATGATTCCGGAACTCGGGCAGTTCGCGCTCGGCATCGCGCTCGCTCTCGCGCTCGCGCAAGCCATCCTCCCGCTCATCGGCGCGGCCACGGGGCGCTCCGTGCTCATGGCGGTCGCGCGACCCGCAGCCGCGGGCCAGTTCATCTTCGTGTTCGGCGCGTTCCTGGCGCTCGTGTCGTGCTTCGTCGCGAACGACTTCTCCGTAGTGAACGTCGCGACCAATTCCAATTCGAAGCTGCCGACTGCGTACCGCGTCGCGGCGAGCTGGGGATCGCACGAGGGGTCGATGCTCCTGTGGACGCTGATGCTCGCGAGCTGGACGTTCGCGGTCGTGCTCTTCAGCCGCCACCTGCCCGATCGCGTCGTCGCGCGCGTGATCGGCGTGATGGGTCTCGTGAGCGCAGGGTTCCTGCTGTTCATGCTGGCCACGTCGAACCCGTTCGATCGCCTGCTCCCCCCCGCGGGCGACGGACGCGACCTCAATCCCCTGCTGCAGGACCCGGGCATGGTGATCCACCCGCCGATGCTCTACATGGGCTACGTCGGGTTCTCGATCGCCTTCTCGTTCGCGATCGCCGCCCTGCTCGAAGGCCGGCTCGACGCCGCCTGGGCGCGCTGGTCGCGCCCGTGGACGACCGCCGCGTGGTGCTTCCTCACGATCGGCATCGCGCTCGGAAGCTGGTGGGCGTACTACGAGCTCGGTTGGGGCGGCTGGTGGTTCTGGGATCCGGTGGAAAACGCCTCCTTCATGCCGTGGCTCGCGGGAACCGCACTCGTGCATTCGCTCGCGGTCACCGAGAAGCGCGGGACTTTCCGCAGCTGGACGGTGCTGCTCGCGATCACCGCGTTCTCGCTTTCGCTCGTGGGCACGTTCCTCGTGCGCTCGGGCGTGCTCACGTCCGTGCACGCGTTCGCGACCGATCCGGCGCGCGGCGTGTTCATCCTCGGCTTTCTCTCGCTCGTGATCGGCGGCTCGCTCGCACTCTTCGCGTGGCGCGCGCCGCGCGTGGGCCTGGGCGGCGGCTTCGCGCCGGTCTCGCGCGAATCGTTCCTGCTCGCAAACAACGTGCTGCTCGTGGTCGCGCTGTCGGCCGTGATGCTCGGCACGCTCTATCCGCTCTTCCTCGATGCGCTGAACCTCGGAAAGATTTCCGTCGGCCCGCCCTACTTCGACGCGGTGTTCTTCCCGCTGATGGCCCCGGCGATCTTCCTCATGGCCGCGGGCCCCATCGCAAGCTGGAAGAGCACACCGCTGCCCGCGTTGCGCGCGAAGCTGCAGTGGGCTTTCGGCGTCGCCTTCGTGCTAGCGCTCGTGGTCCCCTTCGTGATGGGCCGCTGGTCGCCGATGGTGGCCTTCGGCCTGCTCCTCGCGTTCTGGGTGATCGCGGCCACGTTCGCGCAGGTGAAGCATCGACTCGCCGCATCGCCCCAACCCACGGCACTGGCGAAGTTCCGCGCGCAGCCCGCGGCCTGGCACGGCATGAACCTCGCGCACCTGGGTGTCGCGGTGTTCATCGTCGGCGTGACGCTGGTGAAGGGATACGAGACCGAACGCGACGTGCGAATGGTCCCGGGCGACAAGGTCGAGATCGGCAGCCGCGAGTTCACCTTCCGCGGAACGCGTGAAGTGCCGGGGCCGAACTATCTTGCGACACGCGGCGAATTCGACGTGCGCCGCATCGGTTCCACGGCGATCGAGCAGACGATGCATCCGGAAAAGCGCGTCTATCACGCGGCCGGCCAGACGATGACCGAAGCGGACATCTCGACCGGATTCTTCGGCGACCTCTACGTTTCCCTGGGCGAGCCCGTCGGCGACGGCGCGTGGGGCGTGCGGCTGTACCACAAGCCCTTCGTGGACTGGATCTGGGGCGGCTGCTTCATCATGGCGCTGGGCGGATTCCTCGCGATCGCCGACCGCCGCTATCGCCCGCGCGTCGCGGCCACCGCGCCCGAGGGCGCCGCGCAGGCGGCGGCCGACTGA
- the ccmE gene encoding cytochrome c maturation protein CcmE, translating into MKPRTKRVLWIVAGVAALGIAVGLVLNAFQSNLVFFFTPTQIAANEAPRDRNFRLGGLVEVGSIVRNKDALTVNFRVTDTAKTIPVVYTGILPDLFKEGKGVVAQGRIGPDGIFRASEVLAKHDENYMPPEAAEALKKAGHPMDKGAFAGQKTERKP; encoded by the coding sequence TTGAAGCCACGGACTAAGCGCGTTCTCTGGATCGTCGCGGGCGTCGCCGCCCTCGGCATCGCCGTGGGACTCGTGCTCAACGCCTTCCAGTCGAACCTCGTGTTCTTCTTCACGCCCACGCAGATCGCCGCGAACGAAGCGCCGCGCGATCGCAACTTCCGCCTGGGTGGCCTCGTCGAAGTGGGCAGCATCGTGCGCAACAAGGACGCCCTCACCGTGAATTTTCGCGTGACCGACACCGCGAAGACGATTCCCGTGGTCTACACCGGCATCCTTCCCGACCTCTTCAAGGAGGGCAAAGGCGTCGTCGCGCAGGGCCGCATCGGTCCGGACGGCATCTTCCGGGCGAGCGAAGTGCTGGCCAAGCACGACGAGAACTACATGCCGCCCGAAGCCGCGGAAGCGCTGAAGAAGGCCGGACATCCGATGGACAAGGGCGCCTTCGCGGGCCAGAAGACGGAGCGCAAGCCATGA
- the ccmD gene encoding heme exporter protein CcmD, with translation MMDHGFFIAMSYGAAAVAIVVELIVLRMQRARVLERIEAERNLEATD, from the coding sequence ATGATGGACCACGGATTCTTCATCGCGATGTCTTATGGCGCGGCGGCGGTTGCGATCGTCGTCGAGCTCATCGTCCTGCGCATGCAGCGCGCGCGGGTCCTGGAACGCATCGAAGCGGAGCGCAACCTTGAAGCCACGGACTAA
- the ccmC gene encoding heme ABC transporter permease CcmC: protein MNWFYFSSPSTFFGLAGRLAPIFFALAAVLAAVGLYVGFFVAPTDATQGESYRIIFLHVPAAWMSMFLYFILACYGTMSLVFNSRLAAMMARSIAPTGALFTFIALWSGAFWGRPTWGTYWVWDARLTSELVLLFLYFGYIALANAFDDPRRGDRASALLAIIGIVNLPIIYFSVYWWNTLHQGSSVKLTGTTMHVTMFTGMILMAFACWMYAIGASLTRCRTLILEREGRTRWVRALQKSA from the coding sequence ATGAACTGGTTCTACTTCTCCTCGCCCTCGACGTTCTTCGGACTCGCCGGACGCCTTGCGCCGATCTTCTTCGCGCTCGCCGCTGTGCTCGCCGCGGTCGGCCTGTACGTCGGCTTCTTCGTCGCACCCACCGATGCCACGCAGGGCGAGTCGTATCGCATCATCTTCCTGCACGTGCCCGCGGCGTGGATGTCGATGTTCCTGTACTTCATCCTCGCCTGCTACGGGACGATGTCGCTGGTGTTCAACTCGCGCCTCGCCGCGATGATGGCGCGTTCGATCGCACCCACCGGCGCGCTCTTCACGTTCATCGCGCTCTGGAGCGGCGCCTTCTGGGGACGGCCCACGTGGGGAACGTACTGGGTGTGGGACGCGCGGCTCACGTCGGAGCTCGTGCTGCTCTTCCTCTACTTCGGCTACATCGCGCTCGCCAATGCCTTCGACGACCCGCGCCGCGGCGACCGCGCGAGCGCGCTGCTCGCGATCATCGGCATCGTGAATCTGCCGATCATCTATTTCTCCGTGTATTGGTGGAACACGCTCCACCAGGGCTCGAGCGTGAAGCTCACCGGCACCACCATGCATGTCACCATGTTCACCGGAATGATCCTCATGGCCTTCGCCTGCTGGATGTACGCGATCGGCGCTTCGCTCACGCGCTGCCGCACGCTCATCCTCGAACGCGAGGGGCGCACGCGCTGGGTACGCGCGCTGCAGAAGAGCGCATGA
- the ccmB gene encoding heme exporter protein CcmB → MLTLAFYLLVAALFPLAIGTEPPLLARIGPGVIWVGALLAAFLSLPSLFSTDFADGTLEQMVLSPHPIAGWVCGKVAAHWLSSGLPLTLLAPLLGLQYGLPTDVLAMLVAALALGTPILSLLGGACAALALGARGGGMLLALLALPLFVPVLVFGAGAAEAQSAGLSAAPHLSLLGAGLILAAMATPFAIGTALRIALD, encoded by the coding sequence ATGCTCACGCTCGCGTTCTACCTGCTGGTCGCAGCGCTTTTTCCGCTCGCCATCGGCACGGAGCCGCCATTGCTCGCGCGCATCGGCCCCGGCGTGATCTGGGTGGGCGCGCTCCTCGCGGCCTTCCTTTCGCTGCCGTCGCTTTTCTCGACCGATTTTGCCGACGGAACGCTGGAACAAATGGTGCTCTCGCCGCATCCCATCGCAGGATGGGTCTGTGGAAAGGTCGCCGCGCATTGGCTCTCGTCGGGATTACCGCTCACGCTGCTCGCCCCCCTGCTCGGCCTTCAGTACGGCCTGCCGACCGATGTGCTCGCGATGCTCGTCGCGGCGCTGGCACTCGGAACGCCAATCCTCTCCCTGCTCGGGGGCGCGTGTGCGGCCCTCGCCCTGGGCGCGCGCGGCGGCGGTATGCTGCTCGCATTGCTGGCCCTTCCGCTGTTCGTGCCCGTGCTGGTGTTCGGCGCGGGCGCGGCCGAAGCGCAATCGGCAGGACTCTCGGCGGCGCCGCATCTGTCGCTGCTCGGCGCCGGATTGATCCTCGCCGCGATGGCCACGCCCTTTGCGATCGGCACCGCCCTCCGGATCGCCCTCGACTAG
- the ccmA gene encoding heme ABC exporter ATP-binding protein CcmA, whose protein sequence is MSAASLEVRSLAASRGPVNLFSGISFRLSGGEALCVRGANGSGKTTLLRCAAGLTRPDAGEVQRDADFIYAGHLAGIKDDLTAEENLRFALRLRAVDAPVPAIAEALRAVGLESRRALPARRLSAGQRRRIGLARLALDPAPLWILDEPLTALDGDGEQLFAQGLARHLGRGGLALIATHHDLGSGTTKPQELRL, encoded by the coding sequence GTGAGTGCTGCCAGCCTCGAAGTGCGTTCGCTCGCCGCTTCTCGCGGTCCGGTGAACCTCTTCTCGGGCATTTCGTTCCGGCTCTCGGGGGGCGAGGCGCTGTGCGTGCGCGGCGCCAACGGCAGCGGGAAGACCACGCTGCTGCGCTGTGCTGCTGGCCTCACGCGGCCCGACGCAGGCGAAGTTCAACGCGACGCCGATTTCATCTACGCCGGGCACCTCGCGGGCATCAAGGATGACCTCACCGCGGAAGAGAACCTGCGGTTTGCACTGCGCCTTCGCGCGGTCGATGCGCCGGTTCCCGCGATCGCCGAAGCACTCCGCGCGGTCGGGCTCGAATCGCGCCGCGCACTGCCCGCGCGCCGCCTGTCCGCGGGCCAGCGGCGGCGCATCGGCCTCGCGCGCCTCGCCCTCGATCCGGCGCCGCTGTGGATCCTCGACGAGCCCCTTACCGCGCTCGATGGCGATGGCGAACAATTGTTCGCGCAAGGTCTTGCACGGCATCTTGGCCGCGGCGGCCTCGCGCTCATCGCCACGCACCACGACCTGGGCAGCGGGACGACAAAACCCCAGGAATTGAGGCTGTGA
- the ccmI gene encoding c-type cytochrome biogenesis protein CcmI yields the protein MILFSILAVLMTGVALAFVLVPLLRSRNSAAPTSGAANLRVLRDARREIDADVASGVLPAESREEALAELVARAESDLAAREADAPPPARRPWIVVGIMAFVVPAIAVGLYLALGTPEAINPAQVQAKGPSDRQIEEMVENLARKVRERPDDAPGWALLARSMNALGRYPEAIEAYAHLAKLMPNDANVLADYADSLAMAQGRNLSGKPYELVRQALKIDPLHQKALALAGTAALNENDFAGAVRYWETLARSLPPGSEDAPKVFAIIGEVRERATAAGKPLPPQGAALPPPAAPAAAPAPAAPIAKGASPVTATGSVSGNVTLDPKLASQVGPGDTLFIYARAEGGPRMPLAILRVSAKELPRAFELTDAMAMAPGMNLSSAPAVRIEARISKSGGAVPQPGDLSGTSAVVKPGTRGVKIVIDKVLP from the coding sequence TTGATCCTTTTCTCGATCCTCGCCGTCCTGATGACGGGCGTGGCGCTCGCTTTCGTGCTCGTGCCCCTGCTGCGCTCGCGCAATAGCGCAGCTCCGACCAGCGGCGCGGCGAACCTGCGGGTGTTGCGCGATGCGCGCCGCGAGATCGATGCGGATGTCGCCAGCGGCGTGCTGCCCGCGGAATCGCGCGAGGAAGCCCTGGCCGAGTTGGTCGCACGTGCCGAATCCGATCTCGCCGCGCGCGAAGCCGATGCGCCGCCGCCTGCGCGCCGGCCGTGGATCGTCGTCGGCATCATGGCTTTCGTCGTGCCCGCGATCGCCGTGGGCCTCTACCTCGCGCTCGGCACGCCCGAAGCGATCAATCCCGCCCAGGTGCAGGCGAAGGGTCCGAGCGATCGCCAGATCGAGGAGATGGTGGAGAACCTCGCGCGCAAGGTGCGCGAGCGCCCCGATGACGCGCCCGGCTGGGCCCTGCTCGCGCGCTCGATGAATGCGCTGGGCCGCTATCCCGAGGCGATCGAAGCCTATGCGCACCTCGCGAAGCTCATGCCCAACGACGCGAACGTGCTCGCCGACTACGCCGATTCGCTCGCGATGGCGCAGGGCCGCAACCTCTCGGGCAAGCCCTACGAGCTGGTTCGCCAGGCGCTGAAGATCGATCCCTTGCACCAGAAGGCGTTGGCGCTCGCGGGAACCGCGGCGCTCAACGAGAACGATTTCGCCGGCGCCGTCCGCTACTGGGAAACGCTCGCGCGTTCGCTGCCGCCGGGCTCCGAAGATGCGCCCAAGGTTTTCGCGATCATCGGCGAGGTGCGCGAGCGCGCCACCGCCGCGGGCAAGCCGCTGCCGCCCCAGGGCGCCGCACTTCCGCCGCCTGCAGCGCCTGCAGCTGCTCCGGCACCCGCCGCACCCATCGCCAAGGGCGCGTCCCCCGTCACGGCGACCGGGTCGGTCTCAGGAAACGTCACCCTGGATCCCAAACTCGCCTCGCAGGTCGGCCCCGGCGACACGCTCTTCATCTACGCGCGTGCCGAGGGCGGGCCGCGAATGCCGCTCGCGATCCTGCGCGTCTCGGCGAAGGAATTGCCGCGCGCCTTCGAACTCACCGATGCGATGGCGATGGCCCCGGGCATGAATCTATCGTCCGCGCCGGCCGTGCGCATCGAGGCGCGGATCTCGAAGTCGGGCGGTGCCGTGCCGCAACCGGGCGATCTCTCGGGAACCAGCGCCGTCGTGAAGCCCGGCACGCGCGGCGTGAAGATCGTGATCGACAAGGTGCTGCCGTGA
- a CDS encoding cytochrome c3 family protein, producing the protein MKVLIITRTQGRTGRMMEHKREVEGDWIRVGRAASSEIFLPDPRVALFQGLIGYRKGLIYSEGESGIVGSSSTTQKSVMSVRLAPGVSIDAGPYKITSLEPPEGFDGALAVELVRPAEVVPEGDIRDRSSRRSLASLGLPKRVASWSLLALIVVLFFLVPAGRVLELPWRNATGEALGLTDKVWNPGAVILAHQPIEQKCESCHEVAFEHVKDRACLTCHMAIQHHVGPELKPAALFEGQRCGTCHRDHKGVKATHRDDDMLCTSCHRDIRATSPASTAANVSNFATNHPAFRLSLPGEGGVRRVRQGQGVIVETSNLVFPHAVHMDPKGVRSPTQGRMTLQCSSCHGPDASKRTFEPINMRKHCQECHQLQFEPAVTTREVPHGSARDAKVVVEEFYANLALNGVRDSFEKAFGVPGEGLLRRVGEPSESERKTAANLAATKAGKVATELFEVRVCRTCHEVRRVEEGKSVDWRVAAVRANNAWMPKARFEHRSHAQSKCADCHDVAASKKSSDVAMPNIETCRKCHGGGEPVANKITSNCMQCHGFHGSGHLWDPTFKKPATRVVEGAGIGR; encoded by the coding sequence ATGAAAGTCCTCATCATCACGCGCACCCAGGGCCGCACCGGCCGGATGATGGAACACAAGCGCGAGGTCGAGGGCGACTGGATCCGCGTCGGGCGCGCCGCGAGCTCCGAGATCTTCCTTCCCGACCCGCGCGTCGCGTTGTTCCAGGGCCTCATCGGCTATCGCAAGGGCCTCATCTACAGCGAAGGCGAGTCGGGCATCGTCGGCAGTTCGAGCACGACGCAGAAATCGGTCATGTCCGTGCGCCTCGCGCCGGGCGTGTCGATCGACGCGGGCCCGTACAAGATCACGTCGCTCGAGCCACCCGAAGGATTCGACGGCGCGCTGGCCGTGGAGCTGGTGCGGCCGGCGGAGGTGGTGCCCGAAGGCGATATCCGCGATCGCTCGTCGCGCCGCTCGCTCGCGTCGCTGGGCCTGCCCAAGCGCGTGGCTTCGTGGAGCCTGCTCGCGCTCATCGTCGTGCTCTTCTTCCTGGTGCCGGCCGGCCGCGTGCTCGAACTGCCGTGGCGCAATGCGACGGGCGAGGCGCTGGGCCTCACCGACAAGGTCTGGAACCCGGGCGCGGTGATCCTCGCCCATCAACCCATCGAACAGAAATGCGAGTCGTGCCACGAAGTGGCCTTCGAGCACGTGAAGGACCGCGCCTGCCTCACCTGCCACATGGCGATCCAGCATCACGTCGGCCCGGAGTTGAAGCCCGCCGCGCTCTTCGAGGGGCAACGCTGCGGGACCTGCCACCGCGATCACAAGGGCGTGAAGGCGACGCATCGCGACGATGACATGTTGTGCACCTCGTGCCATCGCGACATCCGCGCAACATCGCCCGCATCCACGGCGGCGAACGTGTCGAATTTCGCGACGAACCATCCCGCGTTCCGGCTCTCGCTGCCGGGAGAAGGCGGCGTGCGTCGCGTTCGCCAGGGACAGGGCGTGATCGTGGAGACCTCCAACCTCGTCTTCCCGCATGCCGTCCACATGGACCCGAAGGGTGTTCGCTCGCCTACGCAGGGCCGCATGACGCTGCAATGCTCGAGCTGCCACGGGCCTGACGCTTCGAAGCGCACGTTCGAGCCGATCAACATGCGCAAGCACTGCCAGGAGTGCCACCAGCTGCAGTTCGAGCCCGCCGTCACGACGCGCGAAGTGCCGCATGGGTCGGCGCGCGACGCGAAAGTGGTCGTCGAGGAGTTCTACGCGAACCTCGCGTTGAATGGCGTGCGCGACAGTTTCGAGAAGGCCTTCGGCGTTCCCGGCGAAGGATTGCTGCGCCGCGTGGGCGAGCCCAGCGAATCCGAGCGCAAGACCGCCGCGAACCTCGCCGCGACCAAGGCGGGCAAGGTCGCCACCGAACTCTTCGAGGTGCGCGTATGCCGGACGTGCCACGAGGTCCGGCGCGTGGAGGAGGGCAAGTCGGTCGATTGGCGTGTGGCCGCGGTGCGCGCGAACAACGCGTGGATGCCCAAGGCGCGCTTCGAGCATCGCAGCCATGCGCAATCGAAGTGCGCCGACTGCCACGATGTCGCGGCCTCGAAGAAATCCTCGGACGTCGCGATGCCCAACATCGAGACCTGCCGCAAGTGCCACGGCGGCGGGGAGCCGGTGGCGAACAAGATCACCTCCAACTGCATGCAATGCCACGGCTTCCACGGGTCGGGTCACCTCTGGGATCCGACCTTCAAGAAGCCCGCCACGCGGGTGGTGGAAGGAGCGGGCATTGGGCGCTAG
- a CDS encoding heme-binding protein, whose protein sequence is MGARAWAVVFALAAAMGGCSGGGSVGATACVGDCATPQNFLTADDVRRVIAQAAGEAQARGNPATIAVVDRVGNVLAVFAMTGAPATVATNAGYGVTGGLDGIGTGVVPASLVAITKALTGAYLSSEGNAFSTRTASQIVQEHFNPTESQQPSGPLFGVQFSQLSCSDVNRNLAHGSVGPKRSPLGLAADPGGIPLYKNGTLVGGIGVEANALYTLDRDVTNIDADIEESIAMAGGTGFDAPDDRRGERITADGRTFRYLDAPSLVSNPANAPSFTALSGSLVAVPGFVGASVGTGTAFGTAASGIRADSGVLGALGAYVLVDAANANRYPPQDATEGGLVANDVRAILGEALKVANRARAQIRRPLGSPAEVTISVVDYRGIIVGLVGTRDAPVFGIDVAVQKARGALLLSHPQAAALFAAAPPAQYVTPGNASSSIAAYATAMGTFAGEAGALNGAVAFSTRAIGNLHRPMYPDGIDGTPNGPLSKPIGAWSPFSVGLQLDLVYNQFVKALGGDLETGCSGRSASSSAPGIALAANGIQIFPGGVPIYRGAQLIGAIGISGDGVDQDDMIAFLGLANAATLLGNGVGHAPPARRADAFSPQGLRLRYVQCPQSPFNGSSEQNVCAGL, encoded by the coding sequence TTGGGCGCTAGGGCGTGGGCCGTCGTGTTCGCGCTCGCCGCGGCAATGGGCGGCTGTTCGGGCGGCGGCAGTGTCGGCGCGACCGCCTGCGTAGGGGATTGCGCCACGCCGCAGAACTTCCTCACGGCCGACGACGTGCGGCGCGTCATCGCGCAGGCCGCAGGCGAAGCGCAGGCGCGCGGCAACCCGGCGACGATCGCCGTCGTCGATCGCGTCGGCAATGTCCTCGCCGTCTTCGCGATGACCGGCGCGCCCGCCACGGTGGCCACGAACGCGGGCTACGGCGTGACCGGAGGTCTCGATGGCATCGGCACCGGGGTCGTCCCTGCGTCGCTCGTGGCTATCACGAAAGCGCTGACCGGCGCGTATCTCTCGTCGGAAGGCAACGCGTTCTCGACGCGCACGGCGAGCCAGATCGTGCAGGAGCATTTCAACCCGACCGAATCGCAGCAGCCGTCGGGTCCGCTCTTCGGCGTGCAGTTCTCGCAGCTCTCCTGCAGCGACGTGAACCGCAACCTCGCGCATGGCAGCGTCGGCCCCAAGCGTTCGCCCCTCGGACTCGCGGCCGATCCGGGCGGCATCCCCCTCTACAAGAACGGCACGCTGGTCGGTGGCATCGGCGTCGAGGCGAACGCGCTCTACACACTGGATCGCGACGTGACCAACATCGATGCCGACATCGAAGAGTCGATCGCGATGGCCGGCGGCACCGGCTTCGACGCGCCCGACGATCGCCGCGGCGAGCGCATCACTGCCGACGGACGCACGTTCCGTTATCTCGATGCGCCTTCGCTCGTATCGAACCCCGCGAACGCGCCATCGTTCACCGCGCTGTCCGGATCGCTGGTCGCCGTCCCCGGATTCGTCGGCGCTTCGGTCGGCACCGGCACGGCGTTCGGCACCGCGGCCTCGGGCATCCGCGCCGATTCCGGCGTGCTCGGCGCGCTGGGCGCGTACGTGCTGGTCGATGCGGCGAATGCCAACCGCTATCCGCCGCAGGACGCGACCGAAGGCGGCCTCGTCGCCAATGATGTTCGCGCGATCCTCGGCGAGGCGCTCAAGGTCGCCAATCGCGCGCGGGCCCAGATTCGCCGCCCGCTCGGCTCGCCCGCGGAAGTGACGATCTCGGTCGTGGACTATCGCGGCATCATCGTGGGCCTGGTGGGCACGCGCGACGCGCCCGTGTTCGGCATCGATGTCGCCGTGCAGAAGGCACGCGGCGCACTGCTCCTGTCGCATCCGCAAGCGGCGGCGCTATTCGCCGCGGCTCCGCCCGCGCAGTACGTGACTCCGGGGAACGCGAGCTCGAGCATCGCCGCGTATGCCACGGCGATGGGCACCTTCGCAGGCGAAGCCGGCGCGCTCAACGGCGCGGTCGCGTTTTCCACGCGGGCGATCGGCAACCTCCACCGGCCGATGTATCCGGACGGCATCGACGGAACGCCCAACGGCCCGTTGTCCAAGCCCATCGGCGCGTGGAGTCCGTTCAGCGTCGGGCTGCAACTCGATCTCGTCTACAACCAGTTCGTGAAGGCGCTCGGCGGCGACCTCGAGACCGGCTGCTCGGGGCGCTCGGCTTCGTCCTCGGCGCCCGGCATCGCGCTCGCGGCCAACGGCATCCAGATCTTTCCCGGCGGCGTGCCCATCTATCGCGGCGCGCAGCTCATCGGCGCTATCGGAATTTCCGGCGACGGCGTGGACCAGGACGACATGATCGCCTTCCTCGGGCTCGCGAATGCGGCGACGCTGCTCGGCAACGGCGTGGGCCACGCGCCCCCGGCCAGGCGCGCCGATGCGTTCTCGCCGCAGGGACTGCGCCTGCGCTATGTGCAGTGCCCGCAGTCTCCGTTCAACGGTTCGAGTGAGCAGAATGTCTGCGCGGGGCTTTAG